A region from the Vicia villosa cultivar HV-30 ecotype Madison, WI linkage group LG3, Vvil1.0, whole genome shotgun sequence genome encodes:
- the LOC131657867 gene encoding uncharacterized protein LOC131657867 codes for MGLSPLQKCTSAILMLAYGSPADLGVNVVFGDEYLRKPNSNDVEHLLLMGESRGFSGSNNDINVLNQSNMFKDILEGHAPNVQYTINETPYNMGYYLADGIYPEWTTFVKTISMP; via the exons ATGGGTCTTTCACCATTGCAGAAATGTACATCTGCTATTCTTATGTTGGCGTATGGGTCTCCTGCTGACTTG GGCGTGAATGTTGTATTTGGGGATGAGTATTTGAGAAAGCCTAACAGCAATGATGTTGAACATCTTTTACTAATGGGAGAGTCACGTGGCTTTTCAG GTTCAAACAATGACATTAATGTATTAAACCAATCCAACATGTTTAAGGATATTTTGGAAGGACATGCTCCCAATGTGCAATATACAATCAATGAGACACCGTATAATATGGGGTATTATTTAGCAGATGGTATATATCCTGAGTGGACTACATTTGTCAAGACCATTTCAATgccataa